The DNA region ACCTGTCGGAATCCGTGAAACGATTCGATCCTCCGGAAGCGGTGAGCCGGAGAATGATCGAGAGCGGCTTTGAGTCAGTGAGCCTGAAAAAATTCCTTTGCGGCGCCGTTTGCCTCCACGCGGCCCGGAAGCCCTCCGCCCCTTGACATGGAATTTTCGGTCACGTTCCTGATCTTCTTTCACCAGCTGGCGCTCGGCGGACTCTTCGCCTTGGCCGCCACTCCGTTCCACGAGCTCGACCGGGCGTTTTACAAGTCCACGGGCGCGGTTCTTCTGGTGATGGCCCTGTTCAGTTTCGGAGGACGGGTCTCGCTTTACCTGGGAGCCCGGGAACCCCTGCGCGACGGGGGCGCTGCGCTGATCCTCGACGCGTTGTTCGTCGCCGCCTTTGTCTGCTATCTGGTTTCCCTTTGGCTCGAGAGGCCGCTATTCCGCGCCCGAAGCTTTTCCACCGCCATCCTCAGCGGGACTGCCGCGCTGGCGTTGAGCGCCGGCTCATTCGCCCGCGGTCCGGTCTGGTCGCTGGAGAGCCTGATCTACCCCGTGAGCTTCGTTTTGTCGGCCCTGCTGCTCGGGAGCGTCACGGTCGGTATGCTTATCGGCCACTGGTACCTGATCGATACAGGCCAGAGCATCGAGCCTTTCGTCCGTATCTTCCGCTTCTTTGTAAAAAGCCTCGCCACCCAAACCGGCTTCCTGGTTCTTTGCGGCCTCCTGTTTCTTGCGACCGGGGGCGGTACCGCCGCGGCTATAGCGCGGGCCTGGGAGAGCCATCCCCTCCTGCTCGCCGCCCGCTTCCTCGTCGGTCAGGCAGCGCCTTTGTTCCTCTCGTGGATGATCTGGAAAACCCTTTTGATTCCCCACACCATGGCCGCGACCGGACTTTTTTATATTGCCCTGCTAGGGGTTTTTGTCGGGGAGATCCTCGGAAAGCAGTTGCTGGCGTTGACTTCGCTACCGTTTTAGCCGGGGTTTTCGGTTTCGCCGGAAGATCGGGGATAAGTCTTGATCTTGGTAATCCTGAGCCCGCTCGGCGTCCAGCCCAGATCGTAGCCGACCGGTTCGCCCTCTTTCAGATCCGCGGTGGACCTGGCAGCCCCGCACAGGATCACGAAATCGTAAGAAAACGGGATCTCGCGCCCGCTTTCCGTCCTGACCACGCCGGTGCTGTTCGACGGGAACAGCTTTGTGATCACCCCGCGGTGAAACCAGTCTCGAGTCGCGAGATCCGACTTCTCCTCGTCCATACTCCGCGACGCCTCCGATAATCGGCGGCGCGTCAAAGGTTGCGCCCGCCGAGAGGATGCTTCCGGCTGGCGATCTTTTTTTGCAGCTCCATGAGTCCGTCGAGGACCGCTTCCGGTCGCGGCGGGCAGCCGGGAACATAGACATCGACCGGAATGATGCGGTCGATCCCCTGGACCGTGGCGTAGTTGTCGTAAAAGCCTCCGCTGGAGGCACATGCCCCGAAAGCCATGACCCATTTCGGTTCCGACATCTGCTCGTAAACTCTTTTCAGGACCGGAGCGAGCTTGTGATTGACCGTCCCGATGACCATGAACAAATCGGCCTGACGCGGGCTGAACCGCGGCAGGAGCGCCCCGAATCGGTCGATGTCATAGGGAGACATGGAAAGCGACATGTATTCCATGGCGCAGCAGGCGGTAGCAAACGGGTACGGGAAAAGAGAGTACTTCCGCGCCCAGCCGATCGCCTTGTCCAGCCTGGTGAGGACCACCGTCTCGGCGAGCAGCTTGTCCGGCCCGAACCTATCCTTTTGGCCGAGGCTTTGCGTATTCATGTCAGCAATTTGAGGCTACTATTTTTCGCCCCCGGGCTCAACCGCGCCAGGGCGAACCGAAACGGCCGCCGGCGTGTCTCTCCAGGGAAAAAAGCCCGAGGGCCTGAAACAGTCTTCGGGCGGGGCTTCAGGTGGATGGAGTTACAGTTTTACGACCTTTACGGCCTGGGGCCCTTTTTCGCCCTGGGCGATTTCGAACTCGACGACCTGTCCTTCGTTGAGAGTCTTGAACCCCTCTCCCTCGATGGCAGTGTAATGGACGAATACGTCCCCCCCGCCCTCTTTCTCGATGAAGCCATAGCCCTTGGAGTTATTGAACCACTTGACCCTGCCGGTTGGCATCGATCGAACCTCCCGCTCCATGCTTAGTGCGCGATTTTCATCGGACCATCCCCCTCCCCCGACCGCTCCCCGCGCACATCCGTCGCGAGCCGGCGCGATGACCACCAGGAGAAAGCTGGGGCGGGTCCGTTTTTGTCCGGGAACGGACATTAGTGAAACCCCCGCGCTCTTGTCAAGAAGAAATTTGCTCGCCGCACCCGGCGGGGTTTCCCGGTCCGACCATCCGGACACGCTCAAAGGCCCTTCCGAGCCGCCCCGGAGCATGGGGTGCGGGACGGGGTTGGGCGCGTCTTGCCCAGGATTTGAGCAGATGTAAGGTATTGTTTTTACTTTTCTATTGACCGGTGATTGCCGGATTATGGACGCGAGAACATTTTTTTATTGACTTCGGTTAATTTTTCCATTAGATTTAGCGTAGTTAGCTTGGTCCTTGAGCGATGGCCATTTATACACCCCTCACCAAGAAAGAAGCCGCGTGGATCGCTGACGAGTTTCTGCTGGGCGATCTCACGTCGTATACGGGGATCCGGAACGGCTCGGTCAACACCCATTATCTCCTCGAGACCAAGCGGGGGCGTTTTTTCGTCAAGATCGATGAGGTCAAGGGAGAACTGGAGGTCAAGCAGGAGCTCGATCTCCTGTTTTATCTGAAAAAGCAGGGCTTCCCTTGCCTGCAGCCGATCAAGACCAAGACGGGTAGGTTTTACGTCGAGATTCAAGGAAAAATCGTCACCGTCAGCCGCTACCTCGAAGGGGTGGAGTTGCCGAACGAATCACTCACCCCGGCGCACCTGAGCCTGATGGGCAACGCGCTCGCCAACCTCCACCTGATCGGCAGGGGGTACAAGAAAGGCATCGAGAACCGCTTCGGCTTCAACCGTATCCTGGCCATCTACCGCGAAGCGCGACGGCAATTGCCCGCCCATTTGAAGAATATCGTGCGGGTGCTCGACGACGAATTTTCGTACCTCGAGAACTATCTCGACAATAATCTGCCGAAGGGTATCATTCACGGCGATTTATTCCCCGATAACGTCAAGTTCAAGGGCAATCGCCTGACCGGCGTCCTGGATTTCGAAGCGGCTTGTCGGGGGAAACTGATCTACGACCTTGCGACCGCGGTCAACGCCCTTTGCTTCCTGGACGGACGGTATCGCATCGAGCGGTTCGAACCCCTGATCGCTGGCTACGAAACTCTCCGGCCGCTTTCGCTGCCGGAGTGGGATTCCTTTCCCAACGAGCTGCGCTTCTCCGCGTTGAGATTCACGGTAACGCGAATCAAGGACTTCTATCTCCGCAAGGCCGACGACAGCCAGCGGATCTACAAGGACTTCAAGGAATTCTACGACCGGCTCTTGATCCTTCGAAGGGAGAAAAGCGGGGGCATGGAGGACATCCTGCTGGCCATGGCGACCGGTTACGACTACCGCAAATACCAGAAGTCGAAACCGTCGAAATAGCTGCTCCTTTTCTGTCTACGCGACCGAATCCCTGGGAGATTGCTCGAGCTTACCGATCTTCACACGGCTGTCGTGCCGAATCGAGCGCATCACCCCCACCAGCGTCAGCATGGTTCCCAGGAGAAACATCCAGCGCCCTCCGTTCAGCACGATGTAAAAGAAGTTGAGCTTGACGCGGGCCGCGTTGTATTTCTCCCGGTCTTCCGTGATCCTACGCAGCACCTCTTCGTTTTTCTGGTGGTCTAGCTCCTGAAAGCTGCGATAGCTTTCCTCCAGCCCCGTTGGCGTAGTCTTTTGCAAGAGTGCCTGGTATTTGGCCGTTTCCACCGCTCCGACCGCCCAATTGCCGATGCCCATGATCAAGGCGACGATCCCGGCGATCAGCACATAGCTGGAGTAGAGGTCCCGCGCTTTCACGCAAGCGAGGTTACCAAAAGCCCGCCAGCCGGTCAATTTCGCCTCGGGTTGCGCCGGCGCGCCGGCCGGCTTAGGATGCCGTCATCATGGCCTGCTATGTGATCGGCGACATTCACGGCTGCCTGAACGAGGTACGCCGCCTCGTCGAGCAGCTCAATCCGGGCGCGTCCGATCGCCTCGTTTTCCTCGGGGATTACATCGACCGGGGACCGGATTCGGCAGGCGTGGTCTCCTATCTGCTCGATCTCCGCAAGTCGGCGCTGTGCGACACCGTTTTTCTGAAAGGCAATCACGAGGACATGTTGATGGCCTATCTCGGCTTGCCCGGCGAGCACGGCGACGCGTTCCTGTACAACGGCGGCATCGCCACTCTCTGGAGCTACGACATCTCCCCGACCGAAGCCGGGCTCGCCGCTGCGCGCCTTCCGCCCGATCATATCGAGTTCTTCAAGACACTGCGCCCTTATTACATTACCGGCGAGTTTCTTTGCGTTCACGCGGGCGTCCACCCGCAAAAATCCCTGGAGGATCAGAGCATCGCCGACATGTTGTGGATTCGCGCCGAGTTCATTCGCAACCCCCACTGCTTGCCCTATACGGTCCTCTTCGGCCATACCCCGACACAGGAGGTGTTTTTCGATCTTCCCTACAAAATCGGCCTGGATACGGGGCTGGTGTACGGCAACAAGCTCAGCTGTCTGGAAATCGAGAAAAAGGTTCTCATCCAGATCGAGCGCGGGGGCAGGAAGATCCGGCGAACCGCCGTCGGGTCGAAGTGGGGCGGGCGGGTTCGTCGGGCGCCTTGAAGTTTTATCGAAGGCAGCTTAGTTTAACTTCCTGCGTGGCGGTGTAGCTCAGCTGGTCAGAGCACGCGGCTCATATCCGCGGCGTCGTGGGTTCGACTCCCTCCACCGCCACCATTCCTTTCCAGGCCGGCGCGGCGTCCTCCGGCCTCGCGCAGCCCAACGAGCGCTGCCTTTTCCACGTTAGCTTCCTCCGCTGCGACGGGCGCCCCTCGATGCTCTCCCCGCTTCCTCGGGCGAAGGTTTTTCGTTTGACACCGGGAAGTTCCCGGTGGCACAGTGGGCGCGACTCGAAGCAATCCCAATGCTGCCTGCAAACCTCTCCCACGCTCAGTGTTTCAGGGCAATCGGGCAGTCCTTGGAATCTCTGGGAATCGACACGTTCGAGCTTCGCAGTGAAGGCCATCAGTATCTGATCCACCCGGCGCGAAGCACGATGGCTCCGCCGCCCTCGCGCGAAAGTTCGATCCGGAAATTTCTCAGCGCGATCCTCGCGTCTCGAACCTCCGATTCCGCCTCGGCGCCCCCCGCGGAGCCGAAAACGTCTCTCTCCTATTCCTTCTCGACGATTCTGTGGCTCGACATCCAGGGGCGCCTCCGGCGCGGTAAGAGCCAGGAAACCCCCAACGCTTACCAGGTTTCGCAACTTCTCAGGGTGATCGGCGACCACCTTGACCGCAAGCAGGCGGAAAAACCGACCGTCTGGCTGTCGGCTCATTCCGCGACGGTCGTTTACGAGCACGGGTCCGGCCGCCGGTCCGCGCGCGATACGTTCACCGTCGATGAGCTCTACAACCGGGCGGTGCACATGTACCTGCGGCGCCGCCGAAGGGCTCGCGGAGAGGCCTAGCGCCCCGAGCGAGCGTCAATACTTGAACGACCAGGCGTGCTGCCGGTAACGGCGCTCGGCCAGCTCGTCGATCCTTGCATACGGAACGGCGATGAGCGGCTCGCGGGCATCCCAGAGACGCTTCAGCCCTTCCCGGACCTCCGCGGCGGGGAGGCCAAGGTTCCCGAGAAAGGAGCGATGGTCGCGGTCGCCCCGGTAGGGAGGCCGGCGGGAAGGCATCCGCAGACAGGCTTCCACCATTTCGACGTCGAGATCGAGGAGAAACGTGCCGTGAATCAAAGCGCAGCGCCGTTTGCGGTACTGGGCGTTTCCCGAAAATTTCCGCCCGTGCGCGGTCAGGTCGCTGGTCCCCTGGACGGCAACTCGCGTTCCGGCAAGCCGCTCGAAGAGCTCCGCGTGACGGCGGAGCACGAAGCGGAACGCATCGCCGATCGTCGCCAGCGAGCCATCCGCCGCGTAGCTCAGGACGAGAGCATAGTTGAGGCAGCCGGGTCCCTGGAGAACCGTGCCGCCGCCGCTCACGCGGCGCAGGATCGGAACGCCTCGCCGGGCGCATGCCTCGGCGTCGACGTCGGCGCTCATGCGGCTCGAATGGCCGAGCACGACGAAGTAGCTCGGCGCCTCCCAGAGTCTGAGGACGCCGCAACGGCTCGCGTCAGCCTCGCACCACTCGATCAGCGCTTCGTCGCAGGCGAGATTTCGCGCGGGATCGGAGAAGCTCAGATCGAGATATTCCATCGAGTTGTGTTGATTTTGCTTCCGTTTTGTTGTCTGCTGTCACCATAGTAGGGAGAAATCCGGAATGGAAGCGGAAAGAAAAGATCCGCCCGACGGCGCGGCGATCGAGGGAGGTCGGCCGAATTCCAAGCCGAGCCAGGAGGACCGGCGGAAGTGGCTCGCTTCGCTGGAATACATCCTCGAGTACATCCTGAGAAACGAACAGTCCGAGCAGGCGGCGCTCCTGCTCGACGAGTTGATCGCGCGCCTGCGCGCGTCCGGGCTCAACATCCCCTACACGGTCAACACGCCCTACATCAACACGATCCCAGCTGAAAAGGAACCTCCCTACCCTGGCAATCGGGAAATCGAGAGGCGGATCAAGAGCTACGTGCGCTGGAACGCGATGGCCATGGTGGTCAAGGCGAACCGGCTCCATCCCGACATCGGGGGACATATCTCCACGTACGCGTCCTGCGCGACGCTGTACGAGGTCGCGTTCAACCATTTCCTGCGCGGCGGCGACGACGGCGGGATCGCGGACATGGTCTACTTCCAGGGCCATGCGTCGCCCGGAATCTACTCGCGTGCCTACGTCGAGTGGCGCATCAACGCTCCGAAGCTGCACCATTTCCGTCAGGAGCTGTCACCGGTCGGCGGCCTCCCCTCGTATCCGCACCCCTATCTCCTGCCGGAGTTCTGGCAGTTTCCTTCCGTTTCGATGGGGCTTGCGCCGATCATGTCCATCTATCAGGCCCGTTTCAACCGCTACCTCCGCAGCCGGGGCCTGCTCGATGGCCGGGAGCCGCGGGTCTGGTGTTTCGCCGGGGACGGCGAGATGGACGAGCCCGAGGCCTCCGGAGCGCTGACGCTCGCCGCGCGCGAGAACCTCGACAATCTGATCTGGGTCGTGAACTGCAACCTCCAGCGGCTCGACGGTCCGGTTCGGGGGAACGGCAAGATCATCCAGGAACTCGAGGCGCTGTTTCGCGGCGCGGGCTGGAACGTCATCAAGGTCATCTGGGGCTCCGACTGGGATCCTCTTCTCCAGGCCGACCACAAGGGACTGCTGCTCAAGCGGATGGAGGAGGCGGTCGACGGCGATTACCAGAAATACTCCGTCGAGCCCGGAAGCTATACGCGCAAGCACTTTTTCGGCAAATATCCCGAGCTGCTCGAAATGGTCAATCACCTTACCGACGAGCAGATCCGAAAGCTGCTGCGCGGCGGCCACGACCCGAAGAAGGTCTACGCGGCTTACAAGGCCGCAGTCGAGCACCGCGGCTCGCCCACGGTGATCCTCGCCAAGACCGTCAAAGGGTACGGTCTCGGCGAGGCGGGTGAAGGGCGTAACGTCACGCATCAGCAAAAGAAGCTCAATGAGCGCGAGCTGCGCGAGTTCAGGACGCGCTTCGATATCCCGCTGGCGGACGAGGAGGTCGTGGAGACCCCGTTCTATCGGCCGCCGCTCGACAGTCCGGAAACGCGCTATTTGCTCGAGCGCCGCCGACAGCTCGGCGGCTTCTTGCCGCAGCGAAAGGTGGTCGCTGCGCCTTTGAAGGTCCCTGACGCTTCGTATTACGCGGAGTTCACCCGGGGCTCAGGGCAGCATACCATGTCGACGACGATGGCGATGGTTCGCATGCTCGGCAAGCTGCTGCGCCATGAAGAGATCGGCAAGCGCATTGTCCCGATCATCCCCGACGAAGCGCGAACCTTCGGCATGGATGCCCTGTTCCGGCAGATCGGCATCTACTCCCCGAAAGGCCAGCTCTACGAGCCGGTCGACCGGGAGACGCTGCTCTACTACAACGAGGCCAAGGACGGCCAGATCCTCGAGGAAGGAATCACGGAAGCCGGGGCGATGTCGTCGTTCATCGCGGCGGGTTCGGCCTATGCCAATCTCGGGATCAACATGATCCCGTTTTACTTCTACTACTCGATGTTCGGCTTTCAGCGCATCGGCGACCTCATGTGGGCCGCCGGAGACATCAAGGCGAAAGGCTTTTTGCTCGGCGCCACCGCGGGGCGGACCACGCTGAACGGCGAAGGGTTGCAGCACCAGGACGGGCACAGTCATATCCTCGCGAGCACGATCCCGACGTTGCTCACCTACGATCCCGGCTTCGCATACGAGCTGGCCGTGATCGTTCACGACGGCATCCGCCGCATGTACGCCGACGGCGAGGAATGGTTTTACTACCTGACGCTCTACAACGAAAGCTACGAGATGCCCGAAATGCCGCCGGGCGTGGAGGAAGGTATCCTGAAGGGCCTCTACAGATTCAAGGCCGCGCAGAAGGGCAGAAGCCACAAGGCCCATATCTTCGGCAGCGGCCCGCTGATCCGCGAAGCGCTCGTCGCGCAGGAGATTCTGGCCGAGCAGTTCGATGTGTCGGCCGACGTCTGGAGCGCGACCAGCTACAAGCTTCTGCGCGGCGACGCCCTGCGCACGCGCCGGTGGAACATGCTCCACCCGGCGGCGCCCCAGAAGAAATCCTATCTGGAGTCCCTGCTGCAGAACGAGGAAGGCGTTTTCGTCGCCGTCTCCGACTACATGAAGATCGTTCCCGATCAGATCGCCCCCTGGGTTCCGGGAGGGCTTGCCACGCTGGGAACCGACGGCTTCGGCCGCAGCGATACTCGCGCTCGCCTGCGGCGCTTTTTCGAAGTGGACGCCGCCATGATCGTGATCGCCACGCTTTACGCCCTCTACCAGAAAGGATCGCTGCCCGCCCGGACGGTCGAGGGCGCCATCAAGCGGCTCGGAGTCGATCCCGAGAAGCCGTTTCCCTTCCACTTGTAAAACCGGCTCGATTCGAGAGCACCAGGATGGACGTCAGGCTTCCGCAGCTCGCTGAAGGTGTAGAATCGGGGACGGTGGTGAGCATCCTCGTTTCCGAGGGGCAACAGATCGTCAAAGACCAGCCCATCATGGAGCTCGAAACCCAGAAGGCGGTCGGCTCCATTCCCGCGCCCGAATCCGGAACCGTCACCAAGATCCACGTCCGGGAGGGCATGGAGGTAACCGTCGGCCAGGTCTTGATCTCGATCGCCGCGGTGGCGGAAGCCGGTGCTGGAAGCCGCGAACGCGCACCGGCCTCGGGTGCGACGACGGAGCGACCCAGCAGGACCCTGCCACGGCGCCCTTCCCCCGCCGCCCCGGCCCGCCGGGAACCCGCCCAAGAGAATTACCGCCGCGAGGCCGCCGGCGGCCTGCCTCCCCCCGCCGCCCCCGCCGTTCGCAGGATCGCGAGCCTGCTCGGCATCGACCTCACCCGGGTGCAGAGCAGCGAGCGCGGCGGCCGTATTACCTTCGCGGATCTGCGCGAGTACATTCGACGCCTCGAAGAGACGGCACGCCAGGCGCCGGCGCGCCCGCACGCGGACTCTGCTCCCTCCCGGCTGGCCGCCGTGGACGTCGTCGACTTCGAGAAATGGGGGCCGGTGCGGCGCGAGCGGCTGTCGGCGCTCAGGCGGACGGTAAGCCGGCGCATGGCCGCCTCGTGGACCACGGTCCCGAAAATCGACCAGTTCGGCGACTGCGACATCACCGGCCTCGTCGCGCTCCGTGAGAAGTACGCAAGCGTGTACGATCAGCGGGGCGCGCGCTTGACGCTGACCGCGTTCATTGTCAAAGCCGTGGCGGGGGCTCTGAAGAAGCACCCGCGAGTCAATTCGAGCATCGACGAAGAGGCCGGCGAGATCGTCTACAAGGACTATTACCACATCGGCGTCGCGGTCGACACGGAAGCGGGCCTTATCGTTCCGGTGCTGCGCGATGCGGACAAGAAGAACCTCCTGGAATTATCCGCCGAGCTCCTCCGGCTCACGGAAAAAACGCGACAACGCAAGGTCTCGCTCGAGGAGCTGCAGGGCGGCACGTTCACGATCTCCAACCAGGGGAGCATCGGCGGCGGCTG from Candidatus Zixiibacteriota bacterium includes:
- a CDS encoding NADH-quinone oxidoreductase subunit B, with product MNTQSLGQKDRFGPDKLLAETVVLTRLDKAIGWARKYSLFPYPFATACCAMEYMSLSMSPYDIDRFGALLPRFSPRQADLFMVIGTVNHKLAPVLKRVYEQMSEPKWVMAFGACASSGGFYDNYATVQGIDRIIPVDVYVPGCPPRPEAVLDGLMELQKKIASRKHPLGGRNL
- a CDS encoding cold-shock protein; its protein translation is MPTGRVKWFNNSKGYGFIEKEGGGDVFVHYTAIEGEGFKTLNEGQVVEFEIAQGEKGPQAVKVVKL
- a CDS encoding homoserine kinase; this encodes MAIYTPLTKKEAAWIADEFLLGDLTSYTGIRNGSVNTHYLLETKRGRFFVKIDEVKGELEVKQELDLLFYLKKQGFPCLQPIKTKTGRFYVEIQGKIVTVSRYLEGVELPNESLTPAHLSLMGNALANLHLIGRGYKKGIENRFGFNRILAIYREARRQLPAHLKNIVRVLDDEFSYLENYLDNNLPKGIIHGDLFPDNVKFKGNRLTGVLDFEAACRGKLIYDLATAVNALCFLDGRYRIERFEPLIAGYETLRPLSLPEWDSFPNELRFSALRFTVTRIKDFYLRKADDSQRIYKDFKEFYDRLLILRREKSGGMEDILLAMATGYDYRKYQKSKPSK
- a CDS encoding metallophosphoesterase family protein codes for the protein MACYVIGDIHGCLNEVRRLVEQLNPGASDRLVFLGDYIDRGPDSAGVVSYLLDLRKSALCDTVFLKGNHEDMLMAYLGLPGEHGDAFLYNGGIATLWSYDISPTEAGLAAARLPPDHIEFFKTLRPYYITGEFLCVHAGVHPQKSLEDQSIADMLWIRAEFIRNPHCLPYTVLFGHTPTQEVFFDLPYKIGLDTGLVYGNKLSCLEIEKKVLIQIERGGRKIRRTAVGSKWGGRVRRAP
- a CDS encoding lipoate--protein ligase family protein, with protein sequence MEYLDLSFSDPARNLACDEALIEWCEADASRCGVLRLWEAPSYFVVLGHSSRMSADVDAEACARRGVPILRRVSGGGTVLQGPGCLNYALVLSYAADGSLATIGDAFRFVLRRHAELFERLAGTRVAVQGTSDLTAHGRKFSGNAQYRKRRCALIHGTFLLDLDVEMVEACLRMPSRRPPYRGDRDHRSFLGNLGLPAAEVREGLKRLWDAREPLIAVPYARIDELAERRYRQHAWSFKY
- the aceE gene encoding pyruvate dehydrogenase (acetyl-transferring), homodimeric type, with product MEAERKDPPDGAAIEGGRPNSKPSQEDRRKWLASLEYILEYILRNEQSEQAALLLDELIARLRASGLNIPYTVNTPYINTIPAEKEPPYPGNREIERRIKSYVRWNAMAMVVKANRLHPDIGGHISTYASCATLYEVAFNHFLRGGDDGGIADMVYFQGHASPGIYSRAYVEWRINAPKLHHFRQELSPVGGLPSYPHPYLLPEFWQFPSVSMGLAPIMSIYQARFNRYLRSRGLLDGREPRVWCFAGDGEMDEPEASGALTLAARENLDNLIWVVNCNLQRLDGPVRGNGKIIQELEALFRGAGWNVIKVIWGSDWDPLLQADHKGLLLKRMEEAVDGDYQKYSVEPGSYTRKHFFGKYPELLEMVNHLTDEQIRKLLRGGHDPKKVYAAYKAAVEHRGSPTVILAKTVKGYGLGEAGEGRNVTHQQKKLNERELREFRTRFDIPLADEEVVETPFYRPPLDSPETRYLLERRRQLGGFLPQRKVVAAPLKVPDASYYAEFTRGSGQHTMSTTMAMVRMLGKLLRHEEIGKRIVPIIPDEARTFGMDALFRQIGIYSPKGQLYEPVDRETLLYYNEAKDGQILEEGITEAGAMSSFIAAGSAYANLGINMIPFYFYYSMFGFQRIGDLMWAAGDIKAKGFLLGATAGRTTLNGEGLQHQDGHSHILASTIPTLLTYDPGFAYELAVIVHDGIRRMYADGEEWFYYLTLYNESYEMPEMPPGVEEGILKGLYRFKAAQKGRSHKAHIFGSGPLIREALVAQEILAEQFDVSADVWSATSYKLLRGDALRTRRWNMLHPAAPQKKSYLESLLQNEEGVFVAVSDYMKIVPDQIAPWVPGGLATLGTDGFGRSDTRARLRRFFEVDAAMIVIATLYALYQKGSLPARTVEGAIKRLGVDPEKPFPFHL
- a CDS encoding dihydrolipoamide acetyltransferase family protein; the protein is MDVRLPQLAEGVESGTVVSILVSEGQQIVKDQPIMELETQKAVGSIPAPESGTVTKIHVREGMEVTVGQVLISIAAVAEAGAGSRERAPASGATTERPSRTLPRRPSPAAPARREPAQENYRREAAGGLPPPAAPAVRRIASLLGIDLTRVQSSERGGRITFADLREYIRRLEETARQAPARPHADSAPSRLAAVDVVDFEKWGPVRRERLSALRRTVSRRMAASWTTVPKIDQFGDCDITGLVALREKYASVYDQRGARLTLTAFIVKAVAGALKKHPRVNSSIDEEAGEIVYKDYYHIGVAVDTEAGLIVPVLRDADKKNLLELSAELLRLTEKTRQRKVSLEELQGGTFTISNQGSIGGGCFTPIVYAPQVAILGVGRGKPTPVVRDGEIVVRTLLPLCLSYDHRVLDGADAVRFLNDVTAALESFPESEVEPR